In Patagioenas fasciata isolate bPatFas1 chromosome 18, bPatFas1.hap1, whole genome shotgun sequence, a genomic segment contains:
- the POLG2 gene encoding DNA polymerase subunit gamma-2 translates to MALGCGQGGRWCRRAPVLRRRLRVAEGLEAGSPARPYTAAVTGGAEAASGEELLEVCRRRHFLRGGAEPRPWRAYLSGCPPAFGPLGVGLRDNLAAQWWDSTVASREQVFAVDAPIHGPPAAGAPRAGLGLRLLHPETLRGALRGGPAVEEELRSAGTLRESLLPGALAQYTSCLELTNKRLPCGLAQIGVCFHTLPESEQHNKNLRRIGERTTSLLAWFSSPRTAGQWLDYWLRQRLQWWRKFAVGPSNFSSSDFQDEEGRRGFNLNYRFPWGTETIETLKNLGDTELLLMYPGDNSKLLGRDGRKNVIPHVLSVSGNLDRGALAYLFDSLQLAENPLTKKKNSQRKVLKLHPCLAPLKVALDVGKGPTTEMRQVCQGLFNELSENRISVWPGYLETVPASLEQLYSKYDEMSVLFTVLITDATLENGVVQLRSRDTTMKEMMHISRLKDFLSKYVTAAKNV, encoded by the exons ATGGCGCTGGGCTGCGGCCAAGGTGGCCGGTGGTGCCGCCGCGCTCCCGTGCTGAGGCGGCGGCTGAGGGTCGCGGAGGGGCTGGAGGCTGGGTCCCCGGCGCGGCCTTACACGGCGGCGGTGACCGGCGGCGCTGAGGCGGCGAGCggggaggagctgctggaggtTTGCCGGCGGCGGCACTTCCTGCGGGGCGGTGCGGAGCCGCGGCCCTGGCGGGCTTACCTCAGCGGCTGCCCCCCGGCCTTCGGGCCGCTGGGCGTGGGGCTGCGGGACAACCTGGCGGCCCAGTGGTGGGACTCCACCGTGGCTTCCCGGGAGCAGGTGTTTGCGGTGGATGCCCCGATCcacggcccgcccgccgccggcgccccgcgggccgggctggggctgcggctgctgcaccCGGAGACGCTGCGCGGAGCCCTCCGGGGCGGCCCGGCTGTGGAGGAAGAGCTGCGGAGCGCGGGGACGCTCCGGGAGAGCCTCCTGCCCG GTGCATTGGCACAATATACAAGCTGCTTAGAATTGACGAACAAAAGACTGCCGTGTGGCCTGGCTCAGATTGGAGTGTGTTTTCACACTCTTCCCGAAAGTGAACAGCACAACAAAAACCTTAGAAG AATAGGCGAAAGGACCACATCTTTGCTTGCATGGTTTAGTTCTCCCAGAACTGCAGGACAGTGGCTCGATTACTGGTTACGCCAGAGGCTCCAATGGTGGAGAAAG tttgcagTAGGCCCGTCTAACTTCAGCAGCAGTGACTTTCAggatgaagaaggaagaagaggattTAACTTAAACTACAGATTTCCTTGGGGGACAGAAACAATAGAAACTTTGAAGAACCTTGGTGATACTGAACTGTTACTAATGTATCCAGGGGATAATTCAAAATTGCTT GGCCGAGATGGGAGGAAGAATGTTATTCCCCACGTTCTGTCTGTGAGTGGGAACCTGGACCGAGGAGCACTAGCGTACCTCTTTGATTCCCTACAGCTAGCTGAGAATCCattaactaaaaagaaaaattccCAGAGAAAG GTACTTAAGCTTCATCCTTGTTTAGCACCTCTCAAAGTGGCCCTGGATGTAGGTAAAGGTCCAACAACAGAGATGAGACAG gtTTGTCAAGGATTGTTCAATGAACTCTCAGAAAACAGAATTTCTGTATGGCCAGGTTATCTTGAAACTGTGCCGGCATCTCTGGAACAGCTTTATTCAAA GTACGATGAGATGAGTGTTCTCTTCACGGTCTTGATAACTGATGCCACTCTGGAGAATGGAGTGGTCCAGCTGAGGAGCAGAGACACCACGATGAAGGAAATGATGCACATTTCTAGGCTGAAGGACTTTTTATCTAAGTATGTAACAGCGGCCAAAAACGTGTAA
- the DDX5 gene encoding probable ATP-dependent RNA helicase DDX5 isoform X2: MPGFGAPRFGGSRGGPLSGKKFGNPGEKLTKKKWNLDELPKFEKNFYQEHPDVARRTVQEVEQYRASKEVTVRGHNCPKPIINFYEANFPANVMEVIQRQNFTEPTAIQAQGWPVALSGLDMVGVAQTGSGKTLSYLLPAIVHINHQPFLERGDGPICLVLAPTRELAQQVQQVAAEYSRACRLKSTCIYGGAPKGPQIRDLERGVEICIATPGRLIDFLEAGKTNLRRCTYLVLDEADRMLDMGFEPQIRKIVDQIRPDRQTLMWSATWPKEVRQLAEDFLKEYVHINIGALELSANHNILQIVDVCHDVEKDDKLIRLMEEIMSEKENKTIVFVETKRRCDDLTRKMRRDGWPAMGIHGDKSQQERDWVLNEFKHGKAPILIATDVASRGLDVEDVKFVINYDYPNSSEDYIHRIGRTARSTKTGTAYTFFTPNNIKQVNDLISVLREANQAINPKLLQLIEDRGSGRSRGDRRDRYSAGKRGGFSSFRERENFERTYGALGKRDFGAKTQNGAYSAQSFSNGTPFGNGFAAAGMQASFRAGNPAGAYQNGYDQQYGSNIANMHNGMNQQQYAYPATGAAPMIGYPMPTSYSQ, encoded by the exons ATGCCCGG GTTTGGAGCCCCCCGTTTTGGAGGAAGCAGAGGTGGACCtctctctgggaagaaatttgGAAACCCTGGGGAAAAACTTACAAAAAAGAAATGGAATTTAGATGAGCTGCCCAAATTTGAGAAGAACTTCTATCAAGAACATCCTGATGTAGCTAGACGTACTGTG CAAGAAGTTGAACAGTACAGAGCAAGCAAAGAAGTTACAGTTAGAGGCCATAACTGTCCAAAACCAATTATAAACTTCTATGAAGCTAACTTTCCTG CAAATGTTATGGAAGTAATTCAGAGGCAGAACTTCACTGAACCAACTGCTATTCAGGCACAAGGTTGGCCTGTTGCATTGAGTGGATTGGATATGGTTGGAGTGGCACAGACTGGATCAGGGAAAACGCTGTCT TACTTGTTGCCTGCTATTGTGCATATAAATCATCAGCCATTCCTGGAGCGAGGAGATGGACCTATT TGTCTTGTGCTGGCACCAACTCGTGAACTGGCTCAACAAGTGCAGCAGGTAGCTGCGGAATATAGCAGAGCATGCCGTTTGAAGTCTACCTGTATTTATGGAGGTGCTCCAAAGGGACCACAAATTCGTGACTTAGAAAGAG GTGTGGAAATTTGCATTGCAACACCTGGAAGACTTATAGACTTCTTAGAAGCTGGAAAGACCAATCTCAGGCGGTGTACTTACCTTGTCCTTGACGAAGCTGACAGGATGCTTGACATGGGATTTGAACCTCAGATCAGAAAAATTGTGGATCAGATAAGA CCCGACAGGCAGACTCTGATGTGGAGTGCCACATGGCCAAAGGAAGTGAGGCAACTGGCTGAAGACTTTCTGAAAGAATATGTGCACATCAACATTGGTGCACTGGAACTCAGTGCAAACCACAACATTCTTCAGATTGTGGATGTGTGTCATGATGTGGAGAAAGACGACAA GCTTATCCGTTTGATGGAAGAAATAATGAgcgagaaggaaaataaaacaattgtTTTTGTGGAAACCAAAAGACGGTGTGATGATCTTACCAGGAAAATGAGGAGAGATGG GTGGCCAGCAATGGGCATTCATGGTGATAAAAGTCAGCAGGAAAGGGACTGGGTTCTAAATG AATTCAAACATGGAAAAGCACCGATCCTGATTGCTACAGATGTTGCATCCAGAGGTCTAG ATGTGGAAGATGTGAAATTTGTCATCAATTATGACTACCCTAACTCCTCAGAGGACTATATCCACCGAATTGGACGAACTGCCCGCAGTACCAAAACAGGCACAGCATACACATTCTTTACTCCTAACAATATTAAGCAAGTAAATGACCTCATCTCTGTGCTTCGTGAGGCTAATCAAGCCATCAACCCCAAATTGCTTCAGTTGATTGAAGACAGAGGTTCAG GTCGTTCCCGAGGTGATCGACGTGACAGATACTCTGCGGGCAAAAGGGGTGGATTTAGTAGTTTTAGAGAGAGGGAGAACTTTGAGAGAACCTATGGTGCGCTAGGCAAGAGAGACTTTGGAGCAAAAACTCAAAACGGGGCCTACAGTGCCCAAAGTTTCAGTAACGGAACTCCTTTTGGCAATGGCTTTGCagctgcaggcatgcaggccagcTTCAGGGCCGGCAACCCCGCAGGAGCTTACCAGAATGGCTATGACCAGCAGTACGGCAGTAACATCGCAAACATGCACAATGGCATGAACCAGCAGCAGTACGCGTATCCCGCCACTGGTGCTGCTCCTATGATAGGTTACCCAATGCCAACAAGTTACTCTCAATAA
- the DDX5 gene encoding probable ATP-dependent RNA helicase DDX5 isoform X1, which translates to MPGYSSDRDRGFGAPRFGGSRGGPLSGKKFGNPGEKLTKKKWNLDELPKFEKNFYQEHPDVARRTVQEVEQYRASKEVTVRGHNCPKPIINFYEANFPANVMEVIQRQNFTEPTAIQAQGWPVALSGLDMVGVAQTGSGKTLSYLLPAIVHINHQPFLERGDGPICLVLAPTRELAQQVQQVAAEYSRACRLKSTCIYGGAPKGPQIRDLERGVEICIATPGRLIDFLEAGKTNLRRCTYLVLDEADRMLDMGFEPQIRKIVDQIRPDRQTLMWSATWPKEVRQLAEDFLKEYVHINIGALELSANHNILQIVDVCHDVEKDDKLIRLMEEIMSEKENKTIVFVETKRRCDDLTRKMRRDGWPAMGIHGDKSQQERDWVLNEFKHGKAPILIATDVASRGLDVEDVKFVINYDYPNSSEDYIHRIGRTARSTKTGTAYTFFTPNNIKQVNDLISVLREANQAINPKLLQLIEDRGSGRSRGDRRDRYSAGKRGGFSSFRERENFERTYGALGKRDFGAKTQNGAYSAQSFSNGTPFGNGFAAAGMQASFRAGNPAGAYQNGYDQQYGSNIANMHNGMNQQQYAYPATGAAPMIGYPMPTSYSQ; encoded by the exons ATGCCCGGGTATTCCAGCGACAGGGACAGAGG GTTTGGAGCCCCCCGTTTTGGAGGAAGCAGAGGTGGACCtctctctgggaagaaatttgGAAACCCTGGGGAAAAACTTACAAAAAAGAAATGGAATTTAGATGAGCTGCCCAAATTTGAGAAGAACTTCTATCAAGAACATCCTGATGTAGCTAGACGTACTGTG CAAGAAGTTGAACAGTACAGAGCAAGCAAAGAAGTTACAGTTAGAGGCCATAACTGTCCAAAACCAATTATAAACTTCTATGAAGCTAACTTTCCTG CAAATGTTATGGAAGTAATTCAGAGGCAGAACTTCACTGAACCAACTGCTATTCAGGCACAAGGTTGGCCTGTTGCATTGAGTGGATTGGATATGGTTGGAGTGGCACAGACTGGATCAGGGAAAACGCTGTCT TACTTGTTGCCTGCTATTGTGCATATAAATCATCAGCCATTCCTGGAGCGAGGAGATGGACCTATT TGTCTTGTGCTGGCACCAACTCGTGAACTGGCTCAACAAGTGCAGCAGGTAGCTGCGGAATATAGCAGAGCATGCCGTTTGAAGTCTACCTGTATTTATGGAGGTGCTCCAAAGGGACCACAAATTCGTGACTTAGAAAGAG GTGTGGAAATTTGCATTGCAACACCTGGAAGACTTATAGACTTCTTAGAAGCTGGAAAGACCAATCTCAGGCGGTGTACTTACCTTGTCCTTGACGAAGCTGACAGGATGCTTGACATGGGATTTGAACCTCAGATCAGAAAAATTGTGGATCAGATAAGA CCCGACAGGCAGACTCTGATGTGGAGTGCCACATGGCCAAAGGAAGTGAGGCAACTGGCTGAAGACTTTCTGAAAGAATATGTGCACATCAACATTGGTGCACTGGAACTCAGTGCAAACCACAACATTCTTCAGATTGTGGATGTGTGTCATGATGTGGAGAAAGACGACAA GCTTATCCGTTTGATGGAAGAAATAATGAgcgagaaggaaaataaaacaattgtTTTTGTGGAAACCAAAAGACGGTGTGATGATCTTACCAGGAAAATGAGGAGAGATGG GTGGCCAGCAATGGGCATTCATGGTGATAAAAGTCAGCAGGAAAGGGACTGGGTTCTAAATG AATTCAAACATGGAAAAGCACCGATCCTGATTGCTACAGATGTTGCATCCAGAGGTCTAG ATGTGGAAGATGTGAAATTTGTCATCAATTATGACTACCCTAACTCCTCAGAGGACTATATCCACCGAATTGGACGAACTGCCCGCAGTACCAAAACAGGCACAGCATACACATTCTTTACTCCTAACAATATTAAGCAAGTAAATGACCTCATCTCTGTGCTTCGTGAGGCTAATCAAGCCATCAACCCCAAATTGCTTCAGTTGATTGAAGACAGAGGTTCAG GTCGTTCCCGAGGTGATCGACGTGACAGATACTCTGCGGGCAAAAGGGGTGGATTTAGTAGTTTTAGAGAGAGGGAGAACTTTGAGAGAACCTATGGTGCGCTAGGCAAGAGAGACTTTGGAGCAAAAACTCAAAACGGGGCCTACAGTGCCCAAAGTTTCAGTAACGGAACTCCTTTTGGCAATGGCTTTGCagctgcaggcatgcaggccagcTTCAGGGCCGGCAACCCCGCAGGAGCTTACCAGAATGGCTATGACCAGCAGTACGGCAGTAACATCGCAAACATGCACAATGGCATGAACCAGCAGCAGTACGCGTATCCCGCCACTGGTGCTGCTCCTATGATAGGTTACCCAATGCCAACAAGTTACTCTCAATAA